One Mycobacteroides salmoniphilum DNA segment encodes these proteins:
- a CDS encoding MMPL family transporter, with protein sequence MLERLARSVIAAPRLVLGAALLIAIAAAIFGVPVTKHLAAGGQQDPNSESAYVTRVLADKFDISDQSLVFMLTSDQGVKSPQMRAVAADLERQLKDSGEVLNLTSAWTGPPQVADDLFGTDGKSGLIVAGLTGGENDAQKHAAILIKSLAVDRDGVSVKAGGVATLYNQIVTQSEKDLLVMESIAIPISFVVLVWIFGGLYAALLPLVVGVFSIVGAMSILRGLTYVTDVSVFALNLAVAMGLALAIDYSLLIISRYREEVNSGKPRDEALVLTMTTAGRTVLFSALTVALALVALILFPMYFLKSFGYAGVAVVFVGAIAALVIVPAVVTLLGDRIDALDVRRLIRKILGRPEPTAKEITETFWYRNTKRVMARAIPISIVIVTALVVLGLPFLNGTFGFPDDRVLPASASAHQVGNEMRRNFNNNSSTNLSVVAEDIGAVPPRDIDEYATDLSKIEDVKEVAAPTGAFIRGMKVGPPSSATGIKDGAALFTVQTGAKPYTDAAERQLDAIHALPGPGDTTVKIGGGAQLDRDAVDGIVHKLPLVLAIIAIVTFALLFLLTGSVVLPLKALVLNVLSLTATFGALIWIFQEGHLGGFGTEVTGTIVATMPMLLFCIAFGLSMDYEVFLISRIREYWMASGHTRADNDEAVALGVARTGRVVTAAAMIMTIAFAALIAAQVAFMRMFGTGLTIAIVVDATIIRMLLVPSFMRMLGRFNWWAPKPLVKLHERIGFSD encoded by the coding sequence ATGCTGGAACGTTTAGCTCGATCGGTTATCGCGGCACCTCGCCTCGTACTCGGTGCGGCACTGCTCATCGCCATAGCGGCCGCCATCTTCGGGGTCCCGGTGACCAAGCATCTCGCCGCGGGCGGACAGCAAGACCCCAATTCCGAGTCCGCGTATGTGACGCGAGTTCTCGCCGACAAGTTCGACATCAGCGACCAATCCCTGGTCTTCATGCTCACCAGCGATCAGGGAGTCAAGAGCCCGCAGATGCGCGCCGTCGCGGCCGATCTGGAGCGCCAGCTCAAAGACTCCGGTGAGGTGCTCAACCTGACCTCGGCGTGGACGGGTCCACCGCAGGTCGCCGATGATCTCTTCGGCACCGACGGCAAGTCGGGCTTGATCGTCGCCGGGCTGACCGGGGGCGAGAACGACGCCCAGAAGCACGCGGCGATTCTCATCAAGTCGCTCGCCGTCGACCGCGACGGGGTCTCGGTCAAGGCCGGCGGCGTGGCCACGCTCTACAACCAGATCGTCACGCAGTCCGAGAAGGACCTGCTAGTCATGGAATCGATCGCGATTCCGATCAGCTTCGTGGTGCTGGTCTGGATCTTCGGCGGTCTCTACGCGGCCTTGCTGCCCCTGGTCGTCGGGGTCTTCTCGATCGTCGGGGCGATGTCCATCTTGCGGGGCCTGACGTACGTCACCGACGTGTCGGTGTTCGCATTGAACCTGGCTGTCGCCATGGGATTGGCACTCGCCATCGATTACTCGCTGCTGATCATCAGTCGCTATCGCGAAGAGGTGAACTCCGGCAAGCCGCGCGACGAAGCGCTGGTACTGACCATGACCACGGCGGGCCGCACCGTGCTGTTCTCGGCGCTGACCGTCGCCCTGGCGCTGGTGGCACTGATCCTGTTCCCGATGTACTTCCTCAAGTCCTTCGGGTACGCGGGTGTCGCCGTGGTGTTCGTCGGTGCCATTGCGGCTCTTGTCATCGTGCCCGCGGTCGTGACACTCCTTGGCGATCGGATTGATGCCCTCGATGTACGCCGACTCATTCGCAAGATCCTGGGTAGGCCGGAACCCACGGCCAAGGAGATCACCGAGACCTTCTGGTATCGAAACACCAAACGGGTTATGGCCCGGGCGATTCCGATCTCCATCGTCATCGTGACGGCGTTGGTGGTTCTGGGCCTGCCGTTCCTCAACGGAACCTTCGGGTTCCCGGACGACCGGGTGTTGCCGGCATCGGCCTCGGCGCATCAGGTCGGCAACGAGATGCGCCGAAACTTCAACAACAACAGCTCGACCAATCTGTCCGTCGTCGCCGAGGACATCGGTGCGGTGCCGCCGCGGGACATCGACGAGTACGCCACGGACCTCTCGAAGATCGAGGATGTCAAGGAAGTGGCCGCGCCCACCGGTGCGTTCATCCGGGGCATGAAGGTCGGTCCGCCCTCGAGCGCAACCGGGATCAAGGACGGGGCAGCACTTTTCACGGTCCAGACCGGTGCCAAGCCCTACACCGACGCTGCTGAGCGCCAGCTTGACGCCATTCACGCCCTCCCTGGTCCGGGCGATACCACGGTCAAGATCGGTGGGGGTGCCCAACTGGACCGCGACGCGGTCGACGGCATCGTGCACAAGCTTCCCCTGGTGCTGGCCATCATCGCGATCGTCACCTTCGCGCTGCTGTTCCTGCTGACCGGCTCGGTGGTTCTGCCGCTGAAGGCGCTCGTCCTCAACGTGCTGTCGCTGACGGCGACCTTTGGCGCGCTGATCTGGATATTCCAAGAGGGACACCTAGGCGGATTCGGGACCGAGGTCACCGGCACGATTGTCGCCACCATGCCGATGCTGTTGTTCTGTATAGCGTTTGGGCTGTCGATGGACTACGAGGTATTCCTCATCTCGCGGATCCGGGAGTACTGGATGGCGTCCGGACACACGCGCGCCGACAACGACGAGGCCGTGGCACTCGGGGTGGCCCGCACCGGCCGGGTGGTCACCGCGGCGGCGATGATCATGACCATTGCCTTCGCCGCACTGATCGCCGCGCAGGTGGCGTTCATGCGGATGTTCGGCACCGGACTGACCATTGCGATCGTGGTCGACGCCACCATCATCCGGATGCTACTGGTGCCCTCGTTCATGCGAATGCTCGGACGCTTCAACTGGTGGGCGCCCAAGCCCTTGGTCAAACTCCATGAACGAATCGGATTCAGTGACTAA
- a CDS encoding TetR/AcrR family transcriptional regulator — protein MTKRQRSSRGEGDQLRDEIIDAAIDLVLEAKELRAPSIREVARKIGVTPPSIYLHFADKDELMDAVCGQYYQRLDDEMVTAALDQPTALERLHAQGMAYVRFAVATPLMYRLATSAPPRDDSELDETMVSAAFAHLHKGVQELVGEGFYPDGDTVAMALQLWTAAHGVASMLVTKPYLPWGDAEEFADNALRVACLGQAVSDIDLTGVLPRQK, from the coding sequence GTGACTAAGCGTCAGCGTTCCTCGCGCGGGGAAGGAGACCAGCTGCGCGACGAAATCATTGACGCGGCAATCGATCTTGTCCTGGAAGCCAAGGAGCTGCGCGCCCCCTCCATCCGCGAGGTGGCGCGCAAGATCGGGGTGACCCCGCCGTCGATCTATCTGCACTTCGCAGATAAGGACGAGCTGATGGACGCGGTCTGCGGGCAGTACTACCAACGACTGGACGACGAGATGGTGACCGCGGCGCTGGACCAGCCGACCGCGCTGGAGCGTTTACACGCGCAGGGCATGGCCTACGTGCGCTTTGCCGTGGCGACCCCGTTGATGTACCGGCTGGCCACCTCAGCGCCGCCCCGTGACGACAGTGAACTGGACGAGACGATGGTCAGTGCGGCATTCGCGCACTTGCACAAGGGAGTTCAGGAACTCGTGGGAGAAGGTTTCTACCCCGACGGCGACACCGTGGCTATGGCGTTGCAACTGTGGACCGCGGCGCATGGGGTGGCCTCGATGCTCGTCACCAAACCGTATCTGCCCTGGGGTGATGCCGAAGAGTTCGCCGACAACGCGTTACGCGTCGCCTGCCTGGGGCAGGCGGTCAGCGATATCGACCTGACCGGCGTGCTACCGCGTCAGAAATAG
- a CDS encoding nuclear transport factor 2 family protein encodes MSSAPFADELLATVQASPAAVGAHDKDTWVGLFATYGQVNDPVGSRPHIGEAAISKFYDTFIAPNTIVFEVENDVVAGMSVLRDLTIHTTMSTGVTMHIPMHLRYDLVEDGPASSLKIDRLFAYWELRAMIGQLLGAGGDGLLASAKLGPQLLKNQGLNGVLGFMRGLKGVHAAGKQRVEELAAALAARDIPTVTTLLSPQAVLSLDGVAEASLAEFASATSSLTVEKLLAAGSSVSATVRLGDRRGVGLFEFSDNSAAPGTLASVRLYF; translated from the coding sequence GTGTCCAGCGCCCCATTTGCCGACGAGCTGCTGGCGACCGTTCAGGCGTCGCCAGCCGCTGTCGGTGCACACGACAAGGACACCTGGGTCGGCCTGTTCGCCACCTACGGCCAGGTAAATGATCCGGTGGGCTCGCGGCCGCATATCGGCGAGGCCGCGATCAGCAAGTTCTACGACACTTTCATCGCGCCCAACACGATCGTGTTCGAGGTCGAAAACGATGTGGTCGCCGGGATGTCGGTACTACGCGATCTGACGATTCATACGACCATGTCGACCGGCGTCACCATGCATATCCCGATGCATCTGCGCTATGACCTCGTCGAGGACGGGCCGGCCTCCTCACTCAAGATCGATCGGCTGTTCGCCTATTGGGAACTGCGCGCCATGATCGGCCAGCTGTTGGGTGCCGGTGGCGACGGACTGCTGGCGAGCGCCAAGCTGGGGCCACAACTGCTGAAGAACCAGGGCCTCAACGGCGTGCTGGGATTCATGCGTGGACTCAAGGGTGTACACGCGGCCGGCAAGCAGCGCGTCGAGGAACTGGCGGCCGCGCTGGCGGCCCGGGACATCCCGACGGTCACCACACTGCTCTCTCCGCAAGCCGTCCTCTCGCTCGACGGCGTGGCCGAGGCCTCGCTAGCCGAGTTCGCCTCGGCAACAAGTTCTTTGACCGTCGAGAAGCTGTTGGCCGCGGGATCCTCGGTATCGGCCACCGTGCGCCTGGGCGATCGGCGCGGGGTCGGGCTCTTCGAGTTCTCCGACAACTCGGCGGCACCGGGCACGCTGGCTTCGGTGCGGCTCTATTTCTGA
- a CDS encoding WXG100 family type VII secretion target, with translation MSSVSGSSGGHLHVDPAELQIHGDQLHIHAADLKDAHDAAHRALTDAQAGFGSGRAAKALSNRISEWEKETADHHAELTSHGENHKASAAKFVTRDELNRAGIEQAGPSSAV, from the coding sequence ATGTCGAGCGTTTCGGGTTCATCGGGTGGGCACTTGCATGTGGACCCGGCCGAACTGCAGATTCATGGAGACCAACTCCACATACATGCTGCCGATCTGAAGGACGCACACGACGCCGCCCACCGCGCATTGACCGATGCACAAGCAGGTTTCGGATCGGGTCGTGCCGCCAAGGCGTTGAGCAACCGGATTTCCGAGTGGGAGAAGGAAACCGCGGACCATCACGCAGAGCTCACCAGCCACGGCGAAAACCACAAGGCGTCCGCGGCCAAATTCGTGACCCGGGACGAGCTCAATCGTGCGGGTATCGAGCAAGCCGGACCCAGCAGCGCGGTCTAG
- the tpx gene encoding thiol peroxidase, which translates to MAQITLRGNPINTVGELPAVGSPAPAFELVGADLGPVTSDQYRDKPVILNIFPSIDTPVCQASVRTFNQRAAEAGAPVLCVSKDLPFAQKRFCGAEGIENVGTASAFRSSFGEDFGVTIADGPMTGLLGRAIVVIGADGNVAYTELVPEIAQEPDYDAVLGALS; encoded by the coding sequence ATGGCACAGATCACGTTGCGCGGAAACCCCATCAACACGGTCGGCGAGCTTCCCGCTGTCGGCTCTCCTGCCCCGGCATTTGAGCTGGTAGGCGCCGATCTTGGCCCCGTCACCAGCGACCAGTACCGGGATAAGCCGGTGATCCTCAACATCTTTCCCTCGATCGACACCCCCGTCTGCCAGGCCAGTGTGCGGACCTTCAACCAGCGCGCCGCCGAGGCGGGCGCGCCGGTGCTGTGTGTGTCGAAGGACCTGCCGTTTGCCCAGAAGCGCTTCTGTGGCGCCGAGGGCATCGAGAACGTCGGTACCGCGTCGGCGTTCCGTAGCTCGTTCGGCGAGGACTTCGGTGTCACCATCGCCGACGGTCCGATGACCGGGCTGCTGGGCCGCGCGATCGTCGTCATCGGTGCCGATGGCAATGTCGCGTACACCGAGCTGGTGCCCGAGATCGCTCAGGAACCCGACTACGACGCGGTGCTCGGGGCACTGTCCTAA